CGGCTGCCGGGTATTCATCGGCACCGGATGCGGTGAACCCCAGCATCTGATTCGAACCATGGTGGAAGACCTGAACATGCAGGACATCATGGTCTACCAGATGCTGTCATCAACCTTTGCCCGTTATGTAGACGACCCCCGATTCCTGCGCCGCTTCTCGCTCAAACTCTTTTTCATCAGCAGTTCCATGCGAAAAGCGGCGTTCGAGGGTAAAATCGACTATATCCCCACCTACCTGTCCCAGATTCCCCGATATTTCGCCAACAGGCGGATCGGCCTGGATGTGGCCCTGATCCAGGTAAGCCCGCCGGATCGCTTTGGCTACTGCAGCCTTGGGGTCTCCGTGGACATCACCCGGGCAGGCATGCAGAATGCCAAGCTGGTAATCGCCCAGGTCAACCCCCGCATGCCCCGAACCGGCGGCGACAGCTTTGTTCACATCGACGACATCGATTTTTTCGTGAAATACGAAGAGCCCCTGGTCGAGGCCCTGCCCAGCATCAAGGACAAGGAGACCGCCAGCCGCATCGGTTTTTACGTCAACCAGCTGGTGGACGACGGGGCCACTTTGCAGATCGGTTTCGGTCATCTGCCCTATGCCATTTTGCAGACCCTGACCAACAAAAACGACCTTGGCATCCACACCCAGTTGATCACCGACGGTTTTCTGCCGCTGTTCGAGAGTAAAGTCATCAACAACAAGAAAAAGACCCTGCTGCCCGGACGGACCGTGGCTTCTCTGGCCATGGGATCGGAAAAGCTGTACCGGTATCTGGACAAAAACCCGATCTTCTATTTCCGGTCGTCGGAGTTCGTCAACGACCCCACGGTGATCGCCAGGAACGACAACCTGATCTCCATCAGTTCGGCCCTGGAGGTGGATCTGACCGGCCAGGTGTGCAGCGACTCCATGGGGCACCTGTTTTACAGCGGCATCGGCGACCAGGTCGATTTTCTGCGCGGCAGTGCCATGTCCAAGGGGGGATTTTCCGTCATCGCCCTGCCCTCCACGGCCCAGAACGGCACGGTATCGAGAATCGTCCCCCATCTGAGCGAAGGCGCCGGTGTAGCCACCACCCGCGGCGATGTCAACTTTGTCGTCACCGAATACGGAATCGCCGAACTTTCCGGCAAAAGCATCTACCAGCGTGTCATGGAACTGGCCCAGATCGCCCACCCCAAATTCAGGGAGGAACTCATCGACGTGGCCAAGAGCCGCCACTACATCTTCGCCGATCAGCTGCCGCCGTCCCAGGACGACCTGATTTTCATCGAAGGCTATAAAAACAGCATGACCCTGAGAGACGGCAAAACCGTGGAATTTCGACCGCTTCTGCCGTCGGACGAGTTCGCCTACCGCAATTTTTTCTACTCCCTTCGCGAAGAGACCATTTACTTCCGGTTCTTTTATAAAATGAAGCTGTTTTCCCACGAGGTCGTTCAGAAACAGTGGGCCAGCGTGGACTATCGCAAAAACATGTCCATGATCGGGCAGGTACGCATCGGCGGGCATCAGGAACTGGTGGCCATCGGATCCTATGCCGAGGAAAGCGACACCTGTGCGGAGGTGGCGTTCGTGGTCCGCGAAGACTTCCAGGGCATGGGCATCGCCTCTTTCCTTCTGGCGGATCTGGAGCGCATCGCCAAGGAGAACCACTTCACCTCTTTCTCGGCTTCCGTGCTGCGGGAGAATACCGCCATGATCCACGTCTTCAAAAAACGCTACCACAATGCGAAAACCAGCGTCAGCGGCGGCAGTGACGTGAATATCCACATGGATTTCAGCGATGCCGTGGAGTATGACCCCACAAAATCCGCAAGCCCGGGCGATGCGGACGCCTGCGTCTGTCAGGAGCCGGCTGCGGATTCGTAAAAAAATCCGATCCTCAGACGGCGCCGTAAAAAGGTCGAGATCAAGGCTTGCGGGTCCCGAGGAAGGAGGCGTACCTAAACGTACTCCGCACTGACGAGGGATACGCGTAACGCCGATATCGGGCTTTTTACGGCGCCGTCCAATTCAAGCGGTGAACTCGGTCATTGTCCCCACCTTTTCGTCATAGTAGGTGATCCGGGTAACATAGCTCCGCAAATCGATGTGCAGGATCGCCCGGCAGGTATCCTGGAACCACGAGAGCCGGATCTCGTCGTCGGGCGCGTCTTCGATGGCGAATTGCCCGTCGAAAGCCGGATAGTTGCTCCGAAACTCCATGAGCCGCAACAGACGGCCGACCACCGGTTTTTGCATTTCGCTGCGGATCTCGTCGATCGTGTAGTTGTGCCGATTGATGTCGCGGCCATTTTTGGTCTGTTTTACCAGCTCGATGTCATTTTCGCCGGCCAGCAGCCCCACGTAGTACACCTGAGGAATCCCCGGGGTAAAGAATTGAATGGCCCGGGCCGCGATGTAGGCGTTTTCGTTGCACTCCAGGGCCGAGAAATAGGTGCAGTTGACCTGGTAGACGTCCAGATTCTCATATTCGGGCCCGGAGAAAATTTTGCGGGTGTTGGCGCCCTTTTCGTCCAGGCCGTCCAGGGTCCGCTGGAGTTCTTCAGGCGTCAGCAAATCCGCGACGTCCACCACCCCGATGCCGTCGTGGGTATCCAGGGTGGTGACCTGCTTGCGGGGGCAGATGGCCAGCCACTGCCTCAAGGACCGGCTGGTATGATGGTACAGGGTGTGCAGGACCAGCATGGGCAACGAGAAGTCGTAGGTCCAGTATCCATGGTCGGAAATTTTGCGATGGTAGCTGTAGTGCTCGTGGACTTCGGGCAGGATCTCCACGCCGAAGGGCGAAACATAATCCTGCAGCCATTCCAGCAATTCCCACACCTGGGGCTCCAGAAAAAAGCAATTGGTGCCCAGCTTCAGGGTGGAATAGGCAAAGGCGTCCATGCGAATCATTTTGGCCGGAGTGCGCGACAGGTTGATCAAGTAACGCCGCATCACCTCATGAGTTTTGGGAGAGTTCCAGTCCAGATCGATCTGCTCGTAATCGAAGGTGCACCAGACTTTCTCTTTTGAGCCGTCGGCCCGTTGGATGATCGTATAGGGCGGTCTGGGTTTGCGGGTGTACACCAGGGCCAAATCGGCTTCGCTGATTTCGCCGGTGGGGCTGAGTTTGTTGAAGCTTAAGAACATATCGGCATATTCCGACTCCGCCCCCTTTTCAAAATAATCCTGGAAATAGTCAGACATCCTGGAAATGTGGTTGACCATGAAATCGATGATCAGGTCGAATTCCCTTCCGATGAGATTGATATCGCGCCAGGTTCCGAATGCCGGATCGACCGCGTCGTAAGTTAAAGGCGCAAACCCCCTGTCGGCGGAAGAAGGATAAAACGGCAGCAGGTGAACGCCGCCGATGGCACTGCTCAGGTACCGCCGCAGCACATAGTGCAGTTCGACAAGGTCGCTGCCCAGGCTGTCGGGATAGACGATCAGTTGAACTTGGTTTTTAAGAGGCATGGCTCATTCTCCAGGACTTTCATCCATAAACCGGTAGTGCTGCAAGCCCTCAAGGATGCCGCCGGCGCAGGGGCTGTCGGCAAAATAAACATTCCGGCTGCCCTTGAGCAGCTCCAGTTCATGGCTGTAATTGCTCACCACGACGGCGCGGGGCTCTCCCCGCAGCATTTCTTCGTCGTTGCCCGAATCGCCGCAGACCAGGAAATTTCTCAGGGGAATCTCCCAGCGGTAGCTCAGATAGCGGATCGCCTTGCCTTTGGAGGCCCGAAACGGCAGGATATCCAGGTAGCGGTCATGGCTGTAGATCAGGTTGTAGCGGCAGCGATGTGCGAGAAGTCGGTCGTGGACGGCAGCCAGGCGGTCTTTGCCCGGGTCCATGTAATAGCTGACTTTGAAACGCTTCTGATTCTCCTCTTCCTGGAATTCCAGAAAATCGATGTCGTCCAGCAGTTCGATGATTTTCTCCCGATTCCAGCGATTGGCGATATGACTGGCCCATCCGGGAGTAGGCTTGGTTTTGTCGCCGTAAAACAGGGCGCTGCCCACCGAGCAGATGATCACATCTGGCCGGGGGACGCCGTATTCCTTGAGGATTTTCCGGGCCGAATCGGAGGTTCGGCCTGTGGCCACCCCGAAACCGATCCGATCCCGGTGCCGCTCTAAAAAATCGATCAGTTCGGCAAGTCGGGTATTGTCGTCACCGATCAAGGTATTGTCGATATCGGTGATCAAAAAGCGGTCGAGGCGGATCAACCATTTCCCCAAGGCATCGGTTGGATTGGCCGTTTTCAGGTCGGCTTTCTGGCCGTCGCCGATCAGAGATCCGATGGTTTCTGCATAGGCGGCGGCGTGGCTTTGCCAGGTGTAGTGCTTGCGCACGTTGAGGATTCCGTTTCTCGAATAGCGGTCCCACAGCGCCCGGTCGGCAATAATTTTCCTCAGAGCGCCGCTGATCCGGGACAAATCGCGGACATCCACGAGAACTCCGTTTTTGCAGTTGCGAACGATATCGTTGGGTCCTCCGTCGTTGGTGGCCACAATGGGGACGCCGCTGGCCGAGGCCTCGAGCAGGGTCAGGCCGAACGGTTCGGTCAGCGCCGGATTGATGAAAACGCCGCCTTTCTCGGCCGCGATGCGGTACAGGGCCGGCACCTCGTATTCGAAATCGTGCTTCTTGGGAATGGCCATTTTTCCGTACAGATCGTATTTATCCATGTCCAGCAGCATCTGGGTGAGAACTTCCTTCTCGTTTTCCGCCATGGCGTCGATGTCTTTCCGCAATCCGGCGAATATGGCCAGGTTGGCCATGCTCTGAAGCTCCAGATCCATGCCATAGGCTTCGACCAGACCATCGATGTTCTTGCGCTTGTCCGGCCGGCTGAGCGCAAGGATCAGGGGTTTTTCCGGATTCATGAAAAACCGGTTCAGCTCTTTAAGCATGGATGCGCGGGCGTAGCGGCTCATCTCCGATCGCTCGGTATCGTCCTCCGTGTCGTGGTAGTAAGGATAGAAGGTGTCGATGTCGATGCCTGGCGGAATCACCTGATATTCCGGAACATCCTTGTTGTGATACAGGCCGTACTGCTCGTCGATCTCGTGCAGGGTACTGGTGACGACCCGATCCGCCCGGACCAGGATCTGCTCTTCGGTGTCAATGCGCTGATCGATCTTGAATCGGCGAATCATTTCGGTCTCGCTCATTCCCTGATCCGACAGCCGTGCCTTTTTGGCCCGGCCGAGGGAGTGGCCGGTGTAAACGAACGGAAGGCCCAGGATATCGGCCAGCTGCATGGCCACGTAGCCGGCATCGGGATAGTGGCCGTGGACGATATCCGGGATGGAATCGTTGCGCTTGATGAATTTGATGGTCTTGTCCACATACTCTTCCAGATGCGGCCAGAGCCGTTCCTTGCGAAGGTATTTGCGGCCGCCGCACTGGATCCGTACGATGCGAAACTTGTCGTTGACCGGTTCAATGGGAGCGCTGTAGTCCGACGAAACCCGCTTGTCGGCAATCAAACGGGTGAACAGGTCCACACGCCCGATATCTTCCCGCTGGCTGAGATTTTCTGCCAGTTCGATGACATATTTTACCTGGCCGCCGGTATCGGCATCCCGACCCATTTCCAGGTTTTTGGACCGGATCAGCCC
This window of the uncultured Desulfosarcina sp. genome carries:
- a CDS encoding GNAT family N-acetyltransferase, whose product is MDLNTACPDKLVNAEAAVSKIKNGCRVFIGTGCGEPQHLIRTMVEDLNMQDIMVYQMLSSTFARYVDDPRFLRRFSLKLFFISSSMRKAAFEGKIDYIPTYLSQIPRYFANRRIGLDVALIQVSPPDRFGYCSLGVSVDITRAGMQNAKLVIAQVNPRMPRTGGDSFVHIDDIDFFVKYEEPLVEALPSIKDKETASRIGFYVNQLVDDGATLQIGFGHLPYAILQTLTNKNDLGIHTQLITDGFLPLFESKVINNKKKTLLPGRTVASLAMGSEKLYRYLDKNPIFYFRSSEFVNDPTVIARNDNLISISSALEVDLTGQVCSDSMGHLFYSGIGDQVDFLRGSAMSKGGFSVIALPSTAQNGTVSRIVPHLSEGAGVATTRGDVNFVVTEYGIAELSGKSIYQRVMELAQIAHPKFREELIDVAKSRHYIFADQLPPSQDDLIFIEGYKNSMTLRDGKTVEFRPLLPSDEFAYRNFFYSLREETIYFRFFYKMKLFSHEVVQKQWASVDYRKNMSMIGQVRIGGHQELVAIGSYAEESDTCAEVAFVVREDFQGMGIASFLLADLERIAKENHFTSFSASVLRENTAMIHVFKKRYHNAKTSVSGGSDVNIHMDFSDAVEYDPTKSASPGDADACVCQEPAADS
- a CDS encoding HAD-IIB family hydrolase, coding for MAAKRPYIQFFSLHGLIRSKNLEMGRDADTGGQVKYVIELAENLSQREDIGRVDLFTRLIADKRVSSDYSAPIEPVNDKFRIVRIQCGGRKYLRKERLWPHLEEYVDKTIKFIKRNDSIPDIVHGHYPDAGYVAMQLADILGLPFVYTGHSLGRAKKARLSDQGMSETEMIRRFKIDQRIDTEEQILVRADRVVTSTLHEIDEQYGLYHNKDVPEYQVIPPGIDIDTFYPYYHDTEDDTERSEMSRYARASMLKELNRFFMNPEKPLILALSRPDKRKNIDGLVEAYGMDLELQSMANLAIFAGLRKDIDAMAENEKEVLTQMLLDMDKYDLYGKMAIPKKHDFEYEVPALYRIAAEKGGVFINPALTEPFGLTLLEASASGVPIVATNDGGPNDIVRNCKNGVLVDVRDLSRISGALRKIIADRALWDRYSRNGILNVRKHYTWQSHAAAYAETIGSLIGDGQKADLKTANPTDALGKWLIRLDRFLITDIDNTLIGDDNTRLAELIDFLERHRDRIGFGVATGRTSDSARKILKEYGVPRPDVIICSVGSALFYGDKTKPTPGWASHIANRWNREKIIELLDDIDFLEFQEEENQKRFKVSYYMDPGKDRLAAVHDRLLAHRCRYNLIYSHDRYLDILPFRASKGKAIRYLSYRWEIPLRNFLVCGDSGNDEEMLRGEPRAVVVSNYSHELELLKGSRNVYFADSPCAGGILEGLQHYRFMDESPGE
- the gtfA gene encoding sucrose phosphorylase, whose protein sequence is MPLKNQVQLIVYPDSLGSDLVELHYVLRRYLSSAIGGVHLLPFYPSSADRGFAPLTYDAVDPAFGTWRDINLIGREFDLIIDFMVNHISRMSDYFQDYFEKGAESEYADMFLSFNKLSPTGEISEADLALVYTRKPRPPYTIIQRADGSKEKVWCTFDYEQIDLDWNSPKTHEVMRRYLINLSRTPAKMIRMDAFAYSTLKLGTNCFFLEPQVWELLEWLQDYVSPFGVEILPEVHEHYSYHRKISDHGYWTYDFSLPMLVLHTLYHHTSRSLRQWLAICPRKQVTTLDTHDGIGVVDVADLLTPEELQRTLDGLDEKGANTRKIFSGPEYENLDVYQVNCTYFSALECNENAYIAARAIQFFTPGIPQVYYVGLLAGENDIELVKQTKNGRDINRHNYTIDEIRSEMQKPVVGRLLRLMEFRSNYPAFDGQFAIEDAPDDEIRLSWFQDTCRAILHIDLRSYVTRITYYDEKVGTMTEFTA